Proteins found in one Cricetulus griseus strain 17A/GY chromosome X, alternate assembly CriGri-PICRH-1.0, whole genome shotgun sequence genomic segment:
- the LOC100759943 gene encoding uncharacterized protein LOC100759943, translating to MKQWMFKLTGFLCSLWSLAFGLILVHSRYWRLWEFDDKYVQLVYIGLWEAYYHQELNISSSVVSIPVHIPVNSSWTISPEFWYARYLILLSILIKPVILVCSLVAIRIGTIKPEVRDIQIVCYKGYALVLVLSGLCTVLSVTWNHVVDIYGETTLDFPPAFPVRKEALIKKHHTHVFPIGIMATILSLVAVVMVLIEIRSLKLQRKIKAWNSSKEVD from the coding sequence ATGAAGCAGTGGATGTTCAAACTCACTGGCTTCCTTTGCAGCCTCTGGTCTTTGGCGTTTGGACTAATCCTTGTACACAGCCGATACTGGCGCCTCTGGGAATTTGACGACAAATATGTTCAGCTTGTGTACATTGGTCTCTGGGAAGCTTATTACCATCAAGAGTTAAACATCTCTAGCTCGGTGGTCAGTATTCCGGTGCACATCCCGGTCAACTCAAGCTGGACAATTTCACCTGAATTTTGGTATGCCCGGTACCTGATATTGCTGTCAATTTTGATAAAACCTGTTATCCTGGTTTGCAGCTTAGTGGCCATTAGAATCGGCACCATAAAACCCGAAGTCCGTGATATACAGATCGTCTGCTACAAGGGCTATGCCTTAGTTCTGGTTCTCAGCGGTCTTTGCACGGTTCTTTCTGTTACCTGGAACCATGTGGTAGATATTTATGGCGAAACAACTCTAGACTTTCCACCTGCTTTTCCTGTTAGGAAAGAAGCCCTGATAAAGAAACACCACACTCATGTGTTTCCCATAGGGATCATGGCAACGATTCTTTCACTGGTTGCTGTAGTTATGGTCCTCATTGAGATCAGGTCATtgaaactacaaagaaaaatcaaGGCTTGGAATTCTTCCAAAGAGGTGGATTAA